Genomic window (Dyadobacter fanqingshengii):
GACGAATCTTCCTTTGAAATAATTGGAAAAAAGATTGTCCTCCCGCACGCCGCGCGATGTGGAAGCATGAATAAACATAATCTCGTCCTGATTTCGGACGTCGGTCACAATGCCCGCGTGGGAAACATAGCCTTCTTTTCCAGCTTCCGGTACAAAAAACAGCCAGTCACCGGGCTTAATGTCCTTAATGCTGCCCACTTCCTGTCCAAATTCAGATTGCTGCCACGAAATCCGTGGGACTTTTACACCGATTTCGGAATAAACTGAGCATATCAGACCGGAGCAATCAATGCCATTTTTATCATTTCCGCCTGAGCGATAAGGAGTTCCGGCATAGGTGCGGGCAACCTGGACCACTTGCGGAACAGCGGATGCGGGCAGATCTCCCGGCCTGCTATATGTTGGTTTTGAAGCAGTAGCAGGTTTTCTGGCAGGCGTTCTTGCCGGAGGCCTGCGCGCCACAGCTCCCCGCGATTTGGATGACCTTGAAGGTGCGTATCTTGAAGACTTGGATCTTTCCGGGGTTTTACGAAGCGTATCGCAGGCAGATAAAAGTATGGTTAATGCCAACGTGCAGATCGTGAATTGAAAACAACGGGTAATGTGGTTCTTCATGCGCAAGCTTTCTGTTAGTAACGATACTTTTACCAAAAATAGTAAAGATTTATGAAGCGAACT
Coding sequences:
- a CDS encoding C40 family peptidase; this encodes MKNHITRCFQFTICTLALTILLSACDTLRKTPERSKSSRYAPSRSSKSRGAVARRPPARTPARKPATASKPTYSRPGDLPASAVPQVVQVARTYAGTPYRSGGNDKNGIDCSGLICSVYSEIGVKVPRISWQQSEFGQEVGSIKDIKPGDWLFFVPEAGKEGYVSHAGIVTDVRNQDEIMFIHASTSRGVREDNLFSNYFKGRFVKAMRPF